One region of Demequina sp. TMPB413 genomic DNA includes:
- a CDS encoding GNAT family N-acetyltransferase, protein MTRPFTVRPVRLDDAAAITAIYNAYVLDTVITFEIDPVDSQEMARRIAKLLDAGLPWLVAEDAVIATEGGADSAVLGYAYASPFRDRAAYDHTLETTVYLHPDARGRGLGTALYGSLFAAVEELEPDVSHHAPVHALIGVIALPNNASVALHERFGMMQVGHLGAVGRKFDQWIDVGYWQLTYDA, encoded by the coding sequence ATGACCCGCCCGTTCACGGTGCGGCCCGTCCGTCTCGACGACGCCGCAGCCATCACTGCTATCTACAACGCCTACGTGCTTGACACGGTGATCACCTTCGAGATCGACCCCGTCGACAGCCAAGAGATGGCCAGGCGCATCGCCAAGCTCCTCGACGCAGGCCTGCCGTGGCTGGTCGCAGAGGATGCCGTGATTGCGACCGAAGGGGGCGCCGATTCTGCGGTCCTTGGCTACGCCTACGCGTCCCCTTTCCGCGATCGCGCTGCGTACGACCACACCCTTGAGACGACGGTGTATCTCCATCCCGATGCAAGGGGCCGCGGGCTAGGCACCGCCCTCTACGGCTCGCTGTTCGCTGCCGTCGAGGAACTCGAGCCCGACGTCAGCCACCATGCGCCCGTTCACGCACTCATCGGCGTGATCGCGCTGCCCAACAACGCCTCCGTTGCTCTTCACGAGCGCTTCGGCATGATGCAAGTTGGTCATCTCGGAGCAGTCGGCCGCAAGTTCGATCAATGGATCGATGTCGGCTATTGGCAACTCACCTACGACGCCTGA
- a CDS encoding type IV pilin protein, whose translation MNIASLRRHSDDGFSLVEMLTVLIIIGVLAAIAIPLYLDQQKRAHDSTAQSDLNAITKGILGEIEEDQVGAPLLTVSGTSVLLDGESVGSLSPGVVLGSLHWTDYEDWCVDVTHPGGDHAKNPGYKFESTEGKVEVGQCS comes from the coding sequence ATGAATATCGCCTCACTGAGGCGGCATTCCGATGATGGATTCTCCTTGGTCGAGATGCTTACCGTCTTGATCATCATCGGCGTGCTCGCCGCCATTGCCATACCCCTTTACCTCGACCAACAGAAGCGCGCCCACGACTCCACCGCACAATCCGACCTCAATGCGATCACCAAGGGCATCCTTGGCGAGATTGAGGAGGATCAGGTGGGAGCGCCTCTGCTCACTGTCTCCGGAACCTCCGTGCTCCTCGATGGCGAGAGCGTCGGCTCCCTGTCCCCCGGCGTCGTGCTCGGTTCGTTGCACTGGACCGACTACGAGGACTGGTGTGTTGATGTGACCCATCCCGGCGGAGACCACGCGAAGAACCCCGGCTACAAGTTCGAGTCCACCGAAGGCAAGGTGGAGGTGGGCCAGTGCTCGTGA
- a CDS encoding alpha/beta hydrolase, translating to MTALVSVHDVPDLPVQPDAVRGAADELRQAATELDGAANSLEGTWAGVPAVLSSAQTAPLMDRMALATSAVTEARDGIKRAAFALGDLADSLAWAKARIESLECEVPDLRRQVFTARQSMAEQWGMPVSDMDDAWGPGQFEANGRLWAECLSVGDLIETATSDCVGALQRIGDPDALMLHAMSAFRHPSPGPRSAVAQADFEAAVMMSFLRQLAASEDADAILAWLEEHPDLAELLWLFPPPADQVEVWWSNLDPDATRSLIEHAPRMVGNLDGVILADRIEANRYGVQDEIATIDARVADLRQQLADIPTDREHAYNYQARRQRIAEEEARADYYRSLIAVPPAFEMSGGVPRQVAGTQIVVFDPAHEAIATYHGWVDPVTGGMPDWVEHVVVSVPGTGSSVMGFADARAGDIYVAASDENEPTAVFQWCGGEMPGDIPEAIDSSYSHALAPRLARFTNAIELPVGADVTAVGHSYGAATLGLAEQAGLRADKVVYVAPAGLGDGVTGLRDFPHTGDAPHFSMMVRNDKVVGLIQHPEQDFFAPHGPSPLVTPGVVRLETGQVDASDPTSTDLEDYWKGGNPPHFAGHSALLDPGSTAFTNVIGVVVNGEVELYRPDDVHVVLPGDRVLATHGNDRDDIDARYMTVSP from the coding sequence ATGACGGCGCTCGTCTCCGTGCATGACGTCCCTGACCTGCCTGTTCAGCCGGACGCCGTGCGGGGCGCGGCCGACGAGCTTCGCCAGGCTGCAACCGAACTCGATGGCGCCGCTAACTCGCTCGAGGGAACGTGGGCGGGGGTTCCCGCCGTGCTGAGTTCCGCCCAGACGGCGCCGCTCATGGATCGGATGGCGCTGGCCACCAGCGCGGTCACCGAGGCGCGGGACGGCATCAAGCGAGCCGCCTTCGCGCTCGGTGATCTTGCGGACTCCCTCGCGTGGGCCAAGGCGCGCATCGAGTCTCTCGAATGCGAGGTGCCCGACCTGCGCAGGCAGGTGTTCACCGCGCGGCAGTCGATGGCAGAACAGTGGGGTATGCCGGTCTCGGATATGGACGATGCGTGGGGCCCAGGGCAGTTCGAGGCAAACGGTCGATTGTGGGCTGAGTGTCTGTCCGTAGGCGACCTCATCGAGACCGCCACCTCTGACTGCGTGGGCGCGCTTCAACGCATCGGTGATCCCGACGCACTCATGCTGCATGCGATGTCGGCTTTCCGGCACCCCAGCCCCGGCCCGCGTTCCGCAGTGGCGCAGGCCGACTTTGAGGCCGCCGTCATGATGTCGTTCTTGCGCCAGCTCGCGGCGAGCGAGGATGCTGATGCGATCCTCGCGTGGCTTGAGGAGCATCCCGATCTCGCCGAGCTTTTGTGGCTCTTTCCACCGCCGGCGGATCAGGTCGAGGTGTGGTGGTCGAACCTGGACCCCGACGCCACTCGGTCCCTCATCGAGCACGCGCCTCGCATGGTGGGCAACCTCGACGGCGTGATTCTTGCCGACAGGATCGAAGCGAACCGCTATGGGGTCCAGGACGAGATTGCCACGATCGACGCTCGTGTGGCCGACCTCAGGCAGCAACTCGCCGATATCCCAACGGACCGCGAACATGCCTACAACTACCAGGCCCGTCGCCAACGCATCGCGGAGGAGGAGGCCAGAGCGGACTACTATCGCTCCCTGATCGCGGTGCCGCCGGCCTTCGAGATGAGCGGCGGCGTGCCACGCCAGGTCGCCGGCACCCAGATTGTCGTCTTTGATCCCGCCCACGAGGCAATCGCGACCTACCACGGGTGGGTGGACCCAGTCACTGGCGGGATGCCGGACTGGGTGGAGCACGTGGTGGTGTCGGTGCCTGGCACCGGCAGTTCGGTGATGGGATTTGCCGACGCGCGGGCTGGGGACATCTACGTGGCGGCGAGCGATGAGAACGAGCCGACCGCCGTATTTCAGTGGTGCGGCGGCGAAATGCCGGGTGACATCCCCGAGGCTATCGACTCCTCCTACTCGCATGCGCTCGCACCGCGGCTCGCACGCTTCACCAACGCGATCGAGCTGCCTGTCGGAGCCGACGTCACGGCGGTCGGCCACAGTTACGGCGCCGCGACGCTCGGTTTGGCCGAACAGGCTGGACTGCGCGCGGACAAGGTGGTCTACGTGGCCCCGGCGGGGCTCGGTGACGGTGTGACGGGCTTGCGGGACTTCCCGCACACTGGCGACGCGCCGCACTTCTCGATGATGGTGCGCAACGACAAGGTGGTGGGACTCATCCAGCACCCGGAACAGGACTTCTTCGCTCCGCATGGGCCGAGCCCGCTCGTCACACCGGGGGTTGTCAGGCTCGAGACGGGACAGGTGGACGCCTCCGATCCAACCAGCACCGATCTGGAGGACTATTGGAAGGGCGGAAACCCACCTCACTTCGCCGGGCACTCTGCGCTGCTGGACCCTGGGAGCACGGCCTTCACCAATGTCATTGGCGTGGTGGTGAATGGAGAGGTGGAGCTGTATCGGCCCGATGACGTTCACGTTGTCTTGCCGGGCGATCGCGTGCTGGCTACTCACGGCAACGACCGTGATGACATCGACGCCAGATACATGACGGTGTCGCCGTGA
- the metE gene encoding 5-methyltetrahydropteroyltriglutamate--homocysteine S-methyltransferase, with amino-acid sequence MLDVTPAPFPTGTILGYPRIGANRELKKALESFWKGASTEADLEATAAALRAVTRECLAGLGLGADTSAIPSNFSFYDHMLDAAVTFGAIPTRFADLRGADGSADLAAYSIIARGEGDKAPLEMTKWFDSNYHYLVPEIGPETVFALSSTRWVDEFVEGKNAGFVTRPVITGPLTFLYLAKASDDATGDFDPVSRLDDLLPVYIELLAAFKAAGAAWVQIDEPILVADTHADRAEVLANASRVYQWLGEQTARPQLLVAAPMGSLDDALPVLAATPVEAIGIDLVRGTVPTGVQLDGKVIAAGVVDGHNIWRTDLDAALATLKAVQGLGATVSVSTSTSLFHVPHTLTGEEHLGEELISWLAFADEKVAEIAALATALTEGEDAAADALAAARAALASRKAHPGTNRADVRDALAAVKQQDFARADYSVRAVAQANRFHLPELATTTIGSFPQTPEIRKARAAWAKGELSDADYEAAMKAEIASVVKMQEDLGLDVLVHGEAERNDMVQYFAELLDGFDVTVNGWVQSYGSRCTRPSILWGDVARPTPMTVRWAEYAQSLSDKPVKGMLTGPVTILAWSFVRDDQPLGVTANQVALALREEIADLEAAGIGIIQVDEPALRELLPLKNADKPAYLDWSVNSFKLATAGAKDDTQVHTHLCYSEFGEIIDAIDGLDADVTSIEAARSRMEVLPAIKSHGYARGIGPGVWDIHSPRVPSTEEITELLTLAKDSIPGQQLWVNPDCGLKTRGYAETTASLENLIAATKAIRA; translated from the coding sequence ATGTTAGACGTCACCCCCGCGCCCTTTCCCACCGGAACCATCCTCGGCTACCCGCGCATCGGCGCGAATCGCGAGCTGAAGAAGGCGCTCGAGTCCTTCTGGAAGGGCGCCTCCACCGAGGCCGACCTCGAGGCGACGGCTGCCGCACTGCGCGCCGTCACCCGCGAGTGTCTGGCCGGCCTGGGCCTGGGCGCCGACACGAGTGCCATCCCCTCGAACTTCTCGTTCTACGACCACATGCTCGACGCGGCAGTCACGTTCGGCGCCATCCCCACGCGCTTCGCGGACCTGCGCGGCGCCGACGGCTCCGCCGACCTGGCCGCGTATTCGATCATCGCGCGCGGCGAGGGTGACAAGGCCCCGCTCGAGATGACCAAGTGGTTCGACTCCAACTACCACTACCTGGTTCCGGAAATCGGCCCGGAGACGGTGTTCGCGCTGTCGAGCACGCGCTGGGTCGACGAGTTTGTCGAGGGCAAGAACGCGGGCTTCGTGACCCGCCCCGTCATCACCGGCCCGCTCACGTTCCTGTACTTGGCGAAGGCTTCCGACGACGCCACCGGCGACTTCGACCCGGTCAGCCGCCTGGATGACCTGCTTCCCGTGTACATCGAGCTGTTGGCCGCATTTAAGGCCGCAGGCGCCGCGTGGGTCCAGATCGACGAGCCCATCCTGGTGGCCGACACCCACGCCGACCGCGCCGAGGTGCTCGCCAACGCGTCCCGTGTCTACCAGTGGCTGGGCGAGCAGACCGCGCGCCCCCAGCTCCTGGTCGCGGCGCCCATGGGCTCGCTCGACGACGCCCTCCCGGTGCTGGCCGCGACGCCGGTCGAGGCGATCGGCATCGACCTGGTGCGCGGCACCGTGCCGACGGGCGTGCAGCTGGACGGCAAGGTCATCGCGGCCGGTGTGGTCGACGGCCACAACATCTGGCGCACCGACCTGGACGCCGCGCTTGCGACCCTCAAGGCCGTGCAGGGGCTCGGGGCCACGGTGTCCGTATCCACCTCCACCTCGCTGTTCCACGTGCCTCACACCCTCACGGGTGAGGAGCACCTGGGCGAGGAGCTCATCAGCTGGCTCGCATTCGCCGACGAGAAGGTCGCGGAGATCGCCGCCCTCGCCACCGCGCTCACCGAGGGCGAGGACGCAGCGGCCGACGCCTTGGCCGCGGCCCGCGCAGCCCTCGCCTCGCGTAAGGCTCACCCCGGCACCAACCGCGCGGACGTGCGTGACGCCCTGGCCGCAGTCAAGCAGCAGGACTTCGCTCGTGCCGACTATTCGGTGCGCGCTGTGGCCCAGGCCAACCGCTTCCACCTGCCCGAGCTCGCGACCACCACCATCGGCTCGTTCCCGCAGACCCCTGAGATCCGCAAGGCGCGCGCCGCCTGGGCTAAGGGCGAGCTGAGCGACGCCGACTACGAGGCCGCGATGAAGGCCGAGATCGCCTCCGTCGTGAAGATGCAGGAAGACCTTGGCCTGGACGTGCTGGTCCACGGCGAGGCCGAGCGCAACGACATGGTCCAGTACTTCGCCGAGTTGCTCGACGGCTTCGATGTCACGGTTAACGGCTGGGTGCAGTCGTACGGCTCGCGCTGCACGCGCCCGTCGATCCTCTGGGGAGACGTCGCACGCCCCACGCCGATGACGGTGCGCTGGGCCGAATACGCGCAGTCGCTCTCGGACAAGCCTGTCAAGGGCATGCTCACCGGCCCGGTGACGATCCTCGCGTGGTCCTTTGTGCGCGACGACCAGCCGCTCGGTGTGACCGCCAACCAGGTCGCCCTCGCGCTCCGCGAGGAGATCGCCGACCTCGAGGCGGCCGGCATCGGCATCATCCAGGTGGACGAGCCCGCCCTGCGCGAGCTCCTGCCCCTCAAGAACGCCGACAAGCCTGCGTACCTCGACTGGTCGGTGAACTCCTTCAAGTTGGCCACGGCCGGCGCGAAGGACGACACGCAGGTGCACACCCACCTGTGCTACTCCGAGTTTGGCGAGATCATCGACGCGATCGATGGCCTTGACGCCGACGTCACGTCGATCGAGGCGGCACGCTCCCGCATGGAGGTGCTGCCCGCGATCAAGAGCCACGGCTACGCGCGCGGCATTGGCCCCGGCGTGTGGGACATTCACAGCCCACGTGTTCCCTCGACGGAGGAGATCACGGAGCTGCTGACTCTCGCGAAGGACTCGATCCCTGGTCAGCAGTTGTGGGTCAACCCCGACTGCGGCCTCAAGACGCGCGGCTACGCAGAAACCACCGCGAGCCTCGAGAACCTGATCGCGGCCACCAAGGCTATTCGCGCTTAA
- a CDS encoding OsmC family protein, whose protein sequence is MTRDITPRSVTLTRDSVGVYTVTNAAGASLQFGRGQGLLSPVELLLASVAGCSSLDVDMMTTRRAEPSKFEVTSQADYVHDDVEGNVLENVRVLFDLVFPEGTDGDKARARVASALRISHDKECTVSRTIEAPTSVALVEKN, encoded by the coding sequence ATGACACGCGACATCACCCCCCGCTCCGTAACGCTCACCCGCGATTCAGTGGGCGTCTACACCGTCACGAACGCAGCCGGCGCCTCGCTCCAATTCGGGCGCGGCCAGGGGCTACTGAGCCCCGTCGAGTTGCTGCTCGCCTCGGTAGCTGGCTGCTCGAGCCTTGACGTCGACATGATGACCACGCGGCGAGCCGAGCCGAGCAAGTTCGAGGTCACTTCTCAGGCCGACTACGTCCACGACGATGTCGAGGGCAACGTGCTCGAGAACGTGCGCGTGCTGTTCGACTTGGTGTTCCCGGAGGGCACCGACGGCGACAAGGCGCGCGCCCGCGTGGCGTCGGCGCTCAGGATCTCGCACGACAAGGAGTGCACCGTGTCGCGCACCATCGAGGCGCCCACGTCGGTCGCGCTGGTCGAGAAGAACTAG